One genomic segment of Streptomyces niveus includes these proteins:
- the cofC gene encoding 2-phospho-L-lactate guanylyltransferase has product MEGRTRKDGELATNTDPIAAWSLVVPLKPLAVAKSRLAGATGDLLRPRLALAFAQDTVAAALACPVVRDVVVVTDDPLAAAELTALGARTVPDSPAAGLNAALAHGARAVRAGRPRAAVAALNADLPALRPAELARVLTAAGDFPRAFLADAAEIGTTLLAARAGSELNPAFGGASRHRHLSTGAVEIVLAGVDSVRRDVDTGEDLLAAAALGLGPYTARRHAGSRPVPGPVPCPVTGSVGGSVPGPVGGPVPAPVPDPVCGARPGC; this is encoded by the coding sequence ATAGAGGGCCGAACGCGCAAGGACGGAGAGCTCGCCACGAACACCGACCCGATCGCCGCCTGGTCCCTGGTCGTTCCGCTCAAGCCGCTCGCCGTGGCCAAGAGCAGGCTCGCCGGTGCGACGGGCGATCTGCTGCGGCCCCGGCTGGCGCTGGCGTTCGCCCAGGACACCGTCGCCGCCGCGCTGGCCTGCCCCGTCGTACGCGACGTGGTGGTCGTCACCGACGATCCGCTGGCCGCGGCCGAACTGACCGCGCTGGGCGCGCGCACCGTCCCCGACAGTCCGGCGGCCGGGCTCAACGCCGCGCTGGCGCACGGCGCGCGGGCCGTCCGGGCGGGCAGGCCACGGGCCGCTGTCGCGGCGCTCAACGCCGACCTCCCGGCGCTGCGACCGGCGGAGCTGGCGAGGGTGCTCACGGCCGCCGGGGATTTTCCGCGCGCATTTCTCGCCGACGCCGCCGAAATCGGTACGACATTGCTGGCCGCGCGGGCGGGGTCGGAATTGAATCCGGCATTCGGTGGCGCTTCGCGGCATCGGCATTTGTCCACGGGAGCCGTGGAAATTGTCCTGGCCGGGGTGGATTCCGTACGGCGCGACGTCGATACGGGCGAGGATCTGCTGGCCGCCGCTGCCCTGGGGCTCGGCCCGTACACGGCGCGGCGTCACGCGGGCTCGCGCCCTGTCCCGGGCCCCGTTCCATGCCCTGTGACGGGCAGCGTGGGGGGCAGCGTGCCGGGCCCCGTCGGGGGCCCTGTGCCCGCTCCGGTCCCCGACCCCGTCTGCGGGGCGCGGCCGGGGTGCTGA
- a CDS encoding NAD(P)H-dependent glycerol-3-phosphate dehydrogenase, producing the protein MTRVAVFGTGSWGTAFAMILADAGCEVTLWARRREVVDAVNNTRTNPGYLPGVELPTSVRATTDPAEAARDAEFTVITIPSQTLRANLSEWASVLPPDTVLVSLMKGVELGTTKRMSEVIGEMAKAPADRVAVLTGPNLAGEIAARQPAAAVVACTDEAVATRLQAACHTPYFRPYTNTDVVGCELGGAVKNVIGLAVGIADGMGLGDNTKASLMTRGLAETTRLGLAMGADPHTFSGLAGMGDLIATCSSPLSRNHTFGTNLGRGMTLEQTIAASTQTAEGVKSCQSVLDLARRHDVDMPITETVVSIVHEGKPPLVAVKELMARSAKPERR; encoded by the coding sequence GTGACGCGCGTCGCGGTCTTCGGGACGGGATCGTGGGGAACGGCGTTCGCCATGATTCTCGCCGACGCGGGATGCGAGGTGACTCTCTGGGCACGCCGCCGCGAGGTCGTCGACGCGGTCAACAACACCCGCACCAATCCGGGCTATCTGCCGGGTGTCGAACTGCCCACCTCGGTACGGGCCACGACCGACCCGGCGGAGGCGGCCAGGGACGCCGAGTTCACCGTTATCACGATCCCCTCGCAGACGCTGCGCGCCAATCTCTCCGAATGGGCCTCGGTGCTGCCTCCGGACACCGTCCTCGTCTCCCTGATGAAGGGCGTCGAACTGGGCACCACCAAGCGCATGAGCGAGGTGATCGGCGAGATGGCCAAGGCGCCGGCCGACCGGGTCGCCGTCCTCACCGGCCCCAACCTGGCCGGCGAGATCGCCGCCAGGCAGCCCGCCGCGGCCGTGGTGGCGTGCACCGACGAGGCGGTCGCCACGCGGCTCCAGGCGGCCTGCCACACGCCGTACTTCCGCCCGTACACGAACACCGACGTGGTCGGCTGCGAACTCGGCGGCGCCGTCAAGAACGTCATCGGGCTCGCCGTCGGCATCGCCGACGGCATGGGCCTCGGCGACAACACCAAGGCGTCGCTGATGACGCGCGGCCTCGCCGAAACCACCCGGCTGGGGCTGGCGATGGGAGCCGACCCGCACACCTTCTCCGGCCTCGCCGGAATGGGCGATCTGATCGCGACCTGTTCCTCGCCCCTCTCGCGCAACCACACCTTCGGTACCAACCTCGGGCGCGGCATGACGCTGGAGCAGACGATCGCCGCGAGCACGCAGACCGCGGAGGGCGTCAAGTCCTGCCAGTCCGTGCTGGATCTGGCCCGGCGGCACGATGTCGACATGCCGATCACCGAAACGGTCGTGAGCATCGTCCACGAGGGGAAGCCCCCGCTCGTGGCGGTGAAGGAGCTGATGGCGCGCAGCGCCAAGCCCGAACGACGCTGA
- the leuD gene encoding 3-isopropylmalate dehydratase small subunit, producing MDAFTTHTGRAVPLRRSNVDTDQIIPAHWLKKVTRDGFEDGLFEAWRKDPDFVLNRPERQGASVLVAGSDFGTGSSREHAVWALQNFGFRAVISSRFADIFRGNSLKNGLLTVVLEQRVVDHLWELTEAHPTATVTVDLEARQVRAEGPDGATVTADFELDENARWRLLNGLDDIGLTLKNEADIVTYEASRPSFKPRTIAV from the coding sequence ATGGACGCTTTCACCACACACACCGGCCGGGCCGTCCCGCTGCGCCGCAGCAACGTCGACACCGACCAGATCATTCCGGCCCACTGGCTGAAGAAGGTCACGCGCGACGGCTTCGAGGACGGGCTGTTCGAGGCCTGGCGCAAGGACCCGGACTTCGTTCTCAACCGGCCCGAGCGGCAGGGCGCCTCGGTCCTGGTCGCCGGATCCGACTTCGGAACCGGTTCCTCACGCGAACACGCCGTGTGGGCGCTGCAGAACTTCGGTTTCCGCGCCGTCATCTCCTCGCGGTTCGCCGACATCTTCCGCGGCAACTCCCTCAAGAACGGTCTGCTGACGGTCGTTCTGGAGCAGCGCGTCGTCGACCACCTCTGGGAGCTGACCGAGGCCCATCCGACCGCCACCGTGACGGTGGACCTCGAAGCGCGTCAGGTGCGTGCCGAGGGCCCCGACGGAGCAACGGTGACCGCCGATTTCGAGCTGGACGAGAACGCCCGCTGGAGGCTCCTCAACGGCCTCGACGACATCGGTCTCACCCTGAAGAACGAAGCGGACATCGTTACGTACGAAGCCTCCCGGCCGTCCTTCAAACCCCGCACAATTGCCGTCTGA
- a CDS encoding HU family DNA-binding protein, with product MNKAQLVEAIADKVGGRQQAADAVDAVLDAVVRAVVAGERVSVTGFGSFEKVDRPARYARNPQTGERVRVKKTSVPRFRAGQGFKDLVSGSKKLPKNDVAVKKAPKGSLSGGSSTRTTAKAAAKKATAKKATAKKTAARKTAVAGTAKRAAKKTSTAKKTATKKTTAAKKATAKKTSAAKKATAKKTSPAKKATAKKAPARKATSRTTTAKKATARNR from the coding sequence GTGAACAAGGCGCAGCTCGTAGAAGCAATTGCGGACAAGGTCGGCGGTCGCCAGCAGGCGGCCGACGCGGTCGACGCGGTACTGGACGCTGTTGTCCGCGCCGTCGTCGCGGGTGAGCGGGTCTCCGTCACCGGCTTCGGTTCGTTCGAGAAGGTCGACCGTCCGGCCCGTTACGCGCGTAACCCGCAGACGGGTGAGCGGGTCCGGGTCAAGAAGACGTCGGTGCCGCGTTTCCGCGCCGGACAGGGCTTCAAGGACCTGGTGAGCGGCTCGAAGAAGCTTCCCAAGAACGACGTGGCCGTCAAGAAGGCCCCCAAGGGCAGCCTCTCGGGCGGTTCTTCCACCCGTACGACCGCCAAGGCCGCGGCCAAGAAGGCCACCGCCAAGAAGGCGACGGCGAAGAAGACCGCTGCCAGGAAGACCGCGGTCGCGGGCACGGCCAAGAGGGCCGCCAAGAAGACCTCGACCGCCAAGAAGACGGCCACGAAGAAGACCACGGCCGCCAAGAAGGCCACCGCCAAGAAGACGAGCGCGGCCAAGAAGGCCACGGCCAAGAAGACCTCCCCGGCCAAGAAGGCGACCGCCAAGAAGGCGCCGGCCCGAAAGGCGACATCGCGCACGACCACCGCCAAGAAGGCCACCGCGAGGAACAGGTAA
- a CDS encoding MerR family transcriptional regulator: MRMAELSERSGIPTATIKYYLREGLLRPGHRVTATQSTYDDGHLRRLRLVRALIQVGRMPVATAREVLTAIEDESIDHHRRLGAAIRALPNDGALDAAFDAGELDEETESARRRAEELFAELGWTHAAEVGASEAAYRVLVGAIAGLSRTGYPCELTDLLPYGRLADRLGVTDIDMVERYGDPYEQVEAAVALTVLYEPVLLSLRRLAEAEESNRRYSPGN; encoded by the coding sequence ATGCGCATGGCGGAGCTGAGCGAACGCAGTGGGATACCCACCGCCACGATCAAGTACTACCTGCGGGAGGGGCTGCTCAGGCCGGGCCACCGGGTCACCGCGACGCAGTCCACGTACGACGACGGGCATCTGCGCCGGCTGCGCCTCGTGCGCGCGCTGATCCAGGTGGGCCGGATGCCGGTCGCCACGGCGCGCGAGGTCCTGACTGCCATCGAGGACGAGTCCATCGACCACCACAGGCGCCTGGGTGCCGCGATCAGGGCGCTGCCCAACGACGGGGCGCTGGACGCCGCGTTCGACGCCGGCGAACTGGACGAGGAGACGGAGTCCGCGCGGCGCCGGGCCGAGGAGCTGTTCGCGGAGCTGGGCTGGACGCACGCGGCAGAGGTGGGGGCCTCGGAAGCCGCGTACCGCGTCCTGGTGGGCGCGATCGCCGGGCTGTCCAGGACGGGGTATCCGTGCGAGCTGACGGACCTGTTGCCGTACGGGCGGCTCGCCGACCGGCTCGGGGTCACCGACATCGACATGGTGGAGCGGTACGGGGACCCGTACGAGCAGGTGGAGGCGGCGGTCGCGCTGACCGTGCTGTACGAACCGGTGCTGCTCAGCCTGCGCCGGCTCGCGGAGGCCGAGGAGTCCAACCGGCGCTACAGTCCGGGGAATTGA
- a CDS encoding DUF4188 domain-containing protein, with product MGTKVIEGRMTADAEGDVVVFVIGMRINNFRALHSWWPVFTAMPRMLKELSRDKESGLIGFQPLLGFPRVFYVVQYWDSKEKLLAYASARDGEHRPAWAAFNRRLRAGKGKVGFWHETYVVPAGSYENVYINMPAFGLAEATGVVPVGRRGERAADRLGS from the coding sequence ATGGGTACGAAGGTGATCGAGGGCCGGATGACCGCGGACGCCGAGGGCGACGTCGTCGTCTTCGTCATCGGGATGCGGATCAACAACTTCCGTGCCCTGCACAGCTGGTGGCCGGTGTTCACGGCCATGCCGAGAATGCTCAAGGAGCTGTCGCGGGACAAGGAGAGCGGGCTCATCGGCTTCCAGCCGCTACTGGGCTTCCCGCGGGTGTTCTACGTCGTCCAGTACTGGGACTCGAAGGAGAAGCTGCTCGCGTACGCCTCCGCGCGGGACGGTGAGCACCGCCCCGCGTGGGCGGCGTTCAACCGCCGCCTCCGTGCCGGCAAGGGCAAGGTCGGCTTCTGGCACGAGACGTACGTCGTCCCGGCCGGCTCGTACGAGAACGTCTACATCAACATGCCGGCCTTCGGCCTCGCCGAGGCCACGGGAGTCGTCCCCGTCGGCCGCCGCGGCGAGCGCGCGGCCGACCGCCTCGGCTCGTAG
- the gltX gene encoding glutamate--tRNA ligase: MANATVRVRFCPSPTGNPHVGLVRTALFNWAFARHHGGTLVLRIEDTDAARDSEESYEQLLDSLRWLGLDWDEGPEVGGAHAPYRQSQRMDIYRDVADKLLAAGHAYHCYCTTEELEVRRDAARAAGRPSGYDGHCRDLTPEQKAAYETEGRTSIVRFRMPDEPITFTDLVRGELTFTPENVPDYGIVRANGAPLYTLVNPVDDALMEITHVLRGEDLLSSTPRQIALYQALMGLGVAHFVPQFGHLPYVMGEGNKKLSKRDPQASLNLYRERGFLPDGLLNYLSLLGWSFSADQDVFSRAEMVGAFEITDVNANPARFDLKKAEAINADHIRQLDVKTFMEACAPWLRAPYANWAPEDFDQAAFEAIAPYAQTRVTVLSDITANVDFLFLAEPVEDEASWAKAMKGDPAGLLTTARAKLADADWSSAESLKNAVLAAGEEHGLKLGKAQAPVRVAVTGRTVGLPLFESLEILGKERTLLRIDATLAKLAA, translated from the coding sequence GTGGCTAACGCGACCGTCCGCGTACGTTTCTGTCCCTCGCCGACCGGCAACCCCCACGTGGGCCTGGTCCGCACCGCCCTCTTCAACTGGGCGTTCGCCCGCCACCACGGCGGCACCCTGGTCCTGCGCATCGAGGACACCGACGCCGCGCGCGACTCCGAGGAGTCGTACGAGCAGCTCCTCGACTCGCTGCGCTGGCTCGGCCTCGACTGGGACGAGGGCCCCGAGGTGGGCGGCGCGCACGCGCCGTACCGCCAGTCGCAGCGGATGGACATCTACCGGGACGTCGCCGACAAGCTGCTCGCCGCCGGCCACGCGTACCACTGCTACTGCACCACCGAGGAGCTGGAGGTCCGCCGCGACGCCGCGCGCGCCGCCGGCCGCCCCTCCGGGTACGACGGCCACTGCCGCGACCTCACGCCCGAGCAGAAGGCGGCGTACGAGACGGAGGGCCGCACCTCCATCGTCCGCTTCCGGATGCCCGACGAGCCGATCACCTTCACCGACCTGGTCCGCGGCGAGCTGACCTTCACGCCGGAGAACGTGCCCGACTACGGCATCGTCCGCGCCAACGGGGCGCCGCTCTACACGCTCGTCAACCCCGTCGACGACGCGCTGATGGAGATCACGCACGTCCTGCGCGGCGAGGACCTGCTCTCCTCGACCCCCCGTCAGATCGCGCTCTACCAGGCGCTGATGGGGCTGGGCGTGGCCCACTTCGTGCCGCAGTTCGGGCACCTGCCGTATGTGATGGGCGAGGGCAACAAGAAGCTCTCCAAGCGCGACCCGCAGGCCTCGCTGAACCTGTACCGCGAGCGCGGCTTCCTGCCCGACGGTCTGCTCAACTACCTGTCCCTGCTGGGCTGGTCGTTCTCCGCGGACCAGGATGTCTTCTCCCGCGCGGAGATGGTCGGCGCCTTCGAGATCACCGACGTCAACGCCAACCCGGCGCGTTTCGACCTGAAGAAGGCCGAGGCGATCAACGCCGACCACATCCGGCAGCTGGACGTGAAGACCTTCATGGAGGCGTGCGCCCCCTGGCTGCGGGCCCCGTACGCCAACTGGGCGCCGGAGGACTTCGACCAGGCGGCCTTCGAGGCGATCGCCCCGTACGCGCAGACCCGCGTGACGGTGCTCTCCGACATCACGGCCAACGTGGACTTCCTGTTCCTCGCCGAGCCGGTCGAGGACGAGGCGTCCTGGGCGAAGGCGATGAAGGGCGACCCGGCGGGCCTGCTCACCACGGCCCGCGCGAAGCTCGCGGACGCGGACTGGTCGAGCGCCGAGTCCCTGAAGAACGCGGTCCTCGCGGCCGGCGAGGAGCACGGCCTCAAGCTCGGCAAGGCCCAGGCCCCGGTCCGCGTCGCGGTCACCGGCCGCACCGTGGGCCTGCCGCTCTTCGAGTCCCTGGAGATCCTGGGCAAGGAGCGCACGCTGCTGCGCATCGACGCCACGCTCGCCAAGCTCGCGGCCTGA
- a CDS encoding lysophospholipid acyltransferase family protein yields MSRPRIGFWYRLAAVIAKPPLIVLFKREWRGMEHIPAQGGFLTAVNHNSALDPLSYGHFQYNSGRVPRLLAKAALFDLPFVGMMLRGTGQIPVYRESSNALDAFRAAVNAIERGECVAFYPEGTLTRDPDMWPMTGKTGAARVALLTKAPVIPVAQWGANLVIPPYAKQNKVRLFPRQTLRVQAGPAVDLTRFYGQEPTPELLREVTEVIMAAITELLADVRGEPAPAAPYDHRRVLEEKRRKAAEEGLQ; encoded by the coding sequence GTGTCCCGCCCCAGAATCGGCTTCTGGTACCGCCTGGCAGCGGTCATCGCGAAACCGCCGTTGATCGTTCTGTTCAAGCGGGAGTGGCGGGGAATGGAACACATTCCGGCCCAGGGTGGATTCCTCACCGCCGTGAACCACAACTCGGCTCTGGACCCTCTCTCCTACGGACACTTCCAGTACAACAGCGGCCGGGTGCCGCGACTGCTCGCCAAGGCCGCCCTCTTCGACCTGCCTTTCGTCGGCATGATGCTCCGCGGCACCGGACAGATTCCCGTCTATCGCGAGAGCTCCAACGCCCTGGACGCATTCCGGGCCGCCGTGAACGCCATCGAGCGCGGGGAATGCGTCGCGTTCTACCCCGAAGGCACCCTCACCCGCGACCCCGACATGTGGCCGATGACCGGCAAGACCGGTGCGGCACGCGTCGCCCTCCTTACGAAGGCGCCGGTCATTCCCGTCGCCCAGTGGGGCGCCAATCTGGTGATACCGCCCTACGCCAAGCAGAACAAGGTCAGGCTCTTTCCGCGCCAGACACTGCGGGTGCAGGCGGGCCCGGCGGTCGACCTCACCCGTTTCTACGGGCAGGAACCGACGCCCGAACTCCTCCGCGAGGTCACCGAGGTCATCATGGCCGCCATCACCGAACTGCTCGCCGACGTACGCGGCGAACCGGCGCCCGCCGCACCGTACGACCACCGCAGGGTTCTGGAAGAGAAGCGGCGCAAAGCCGCGGAAGAGGGGTTGCAGTGA
- the ndgR gene encoding IclR family transcriptional regulator NdgR: MDNSSGVGVLDKAALVLSALESGPATLAGLVAATGLARPTAHRLAVALEHHRMVARDMQGRFILGPRLAELAAAAGEDRLLATAGPVLTHLRDVTGESAQLYRRQGDMRICVAAAERLSGLRDTVPVGSTLTMKAGSSAQILMAWEEPERLHRGLQGARFTATALSGVRRRGWAQSIGEREPGVASVSAPVRGPSNRVVAAVSVSGPIERLSRHPGRMHAQAIIDAAGRLSEALRRTS; encoded by the coding sequence ATGGACAACTCTAGCGGCGTCGGCGTTCTCGACAAGGCGGCTCTGGTACTGAGCGCCCTGGAGTCCGGTCCGGCCACCCTCGCCGGGCTGGTCGCTGCGACCGGGCTCGCACGGCCCACGGCACACCGGCTGGCCGTGGCCCTGGAACACCACCGGATGGTGGCGAGGGACATGCAGGGCCGGTTCATCCTCGGCCCGCGGCTCGCGGAGCTGGCCGCGGCGGCCGGCGAGGACCGCCTGCTGGCGACGGCCGGACCGGTGCTCACACATCTGCGCGATGTGACCGGGGAGAGCGCCCAGCTCTACCGGCGCCAGGGCGACATGCGGATCTGCGTGGCCGCCGCGGAGCGGCTGTCCGGTCTGCGGGACACGGTGCCCGTCGGCTCCACGCTCACGATGAAGGCGGGCTCGTCCGCGCAGATCCTGATGGCCTGGGAGGAGCCGGAGCGGCTGCACCGGGGCCTCCAGGGGGCGCGGTTCACGGCGACGGCGCTCTCGGGCGTACGGCGGCGGGGCTGGGCCCAGTCGATCGGTGAGCGCGAGCCGGGCGTGGCCTCGGTCTCGGCGCCGGTGCGCGGGCCGTCGAACCGGGTCGTCGCGGCGGTCTCCGTGTCCGGTCCGATCGAGCGGCTCAGCCGGCACCCGGGCCGGATGCACGCCCAGGCGATCATCGACGCGGCGGGCCGGCTGTCGGAGGCGCTGCGCCGCACCAGCTGA
- a CDS encoding HAD family hydrolase — protein MPIRAVVWDIDDTLFDYTTADRAGMRLHLAAEGLADRFTTVERALAHWREITDVHWLRFADGETTFQGQRRDRVRQFLGTEALDDTAADAWFDRYVAHYESAWKLFPDALAALDSLAPDYRQAVLSNSSLHNQERKLRTLGVLDYFETVLCAAELGVSKPDAAAFHAACDALELDPAEVVYVGNEPDIDAGGATAAGLAAVWLDRGRLGGRPELVTINDLDRLPALLRGDTRFGAPSPIG, from the coding sequence ATGCCGATCCGCGCCGTCGTCTGGGACATCGACGACACCCTCTTCGACTACACCACCGCCGACCGCGCCGGTATGCGGCTCCATCTCGCGGCCGAAGGGCTCGCCGACCGCTTCACCACCGTCGAGCGGGCCCTGGCGCACTGGCGTGAGATCACCGATGTCCACTGGCTGCGGTTCGCCGACGGAGAGACGACCTTCCAAGGACAGCGACGCGACCGCGTCAGGCAGTTCCTTGGTACGGAGGCGCTCGACGACACCGCCGCCGACGCCTGGTTCGACCGCTACGTCGCGCACTACGAGTCCGCCTGGAAGCTCTTCCCCGACGCCCTCGCCGCCCTGGACTCGCTGGCCCCCGACTACCGTCAGGCCGTGCTGTCCAATTCGAGCCTCCACAACCAGGAACGCAAGCTCCGCACCCTCGGCGTACTGGACTACTTCGAGACGGTCCTGTGCGCCGCCGAACTCGGTGTCTCCAAGCCCGACGCCGCCGCCTTCCACGCGGCGTGCGACGCCCTGGAACTCGACCCGGCCGAGGTCGTCTACGTGGGGAACGAACCGGACATCGACGCCGGCGGTGCCACCGCCGCCGGACTTGCCGCGGTCTGGCTCGACCGGGGACGGCTCGGCGGGCGTCCCGAACTCGTGACGATCAACGATCTGGACCGCCTGCCCGCCCTGCTGCGCGGTGATACTCGTTTTGGAGCGCCGTCTCCCATCGGGTAA
- the leuC gene encoding 3-isopropylmalate dehydratase large subunit, which produces MGRTLAEKVWDDHVVRRAEGEPDLLFIDLHLLHEVTSPQAFDGLRQNGRQVRRLDLTIATEDHNTPTLDIDKPIADPVSRVQLETLRKNCADFGVRLHPLGDVEQGVVHVVGPQLGLTQPGTTVVCGDSHTSTHGAFGALAFGIGTSQVEHVLATQTLPLARPRTMAITVEGELPADVTAKDLILAVIARIGTGGGQGYILEYRGSAIEKLSMEARMTICNMSIEAGARAGMIAPDQITFDYLRGRDHAPEGADWDAAVEYWSTLRTDDDAVFDAEVFIDATELAPFVTWGTNPGQGAPLSTHVPDPASYEDASERLAAEKALEYMGLTAGQALRDITVDTVFVGSCTNGRIEDLRSVASILDGRKVADGVRMLVVPGSVRVALQAVEEGLDKVFTGAGAEWRHAGCSMCLGMNPDQLAPGERSASTSNRNFEGRQGKGGRTHLVSPQVAAATAVLGHLASPADLSDTRTPVEA; this is translated from the coding sequence ATGGGTAGGACACTCGCGGAGAAGGTCTGGGACGATCATGTCGTCCGGCGCGCCGAGGGCGAGCCCGACCTTCTCTTCATCGATCTGCACCTGCTGCACGAGGTGACGAGCCCGCAGGCCTTCGACGGCCTCCGTCAGAACGGCCGGCAGGTGCGGCGGCTCGACCTCACCATCGCGACCGAGGACCACAACACCCCGACGCTCGACATCGACAAGCCGATCGCCGACCCCGTCTCGCGCGTCCAGCTGGAGACGCTGCGCAAGAACTGCGCGGACTTCGGCGTACGGCTGCACCCGCTCGGCGACGTCGAGCAGGGCGTCGTCCATGTCGTGGGTCCGCAGCTGGGACTGACCCAGCCCGGCACCACCGTCGTGTGCGGCGACAGCCACACCTCGACCCACGGCGCCTTCGGAGCGCTGGCCTTCGGTATCGGCACCAGTCAGGTCGAGCACGTCCTCGCCACCCAGACGCTGCCGCTGGCCCGCCCCCGCACCATGGCCATCACCGTCGAGGGCGAACTGCCCGCCGACGTCACGGCCAAGGACCTGATCCTCGCCGTCATCGCCCGCATCGGCACCGGCGGTGGCCAGGGCTACATCCTCGAATACCGCGGCTCCGCCATCGAGAAGCTCTCGATGGAGGCCCGAATGACCATCTGCAACATGTCCATCGAGGCCGGTGCCAGGGCGGGCATGATCGCCCCGGACCAGATCACCTTCGACTATCTCCGGGGCCGCGACCACGCCCCCGAGGGAGCCGACTGGGACGCCGCGGTCGAGTACTGGTCGACGCTGCGCACCGACGACGACGCCGTCTTCGACGCCGAGGTCTTCATCGACGCCACGGAACTGGCCCCGTTCGTCACCTGGGGCACCAACCCCGGCCAGGGCGCGCCGCTGTCGACGCATGTCCCCGACCCCGCTTCGTACGAGGACGCCTCGGAGCGCCTGGCCGCCGAAAAGGCCCTGGAATACATGGGGTTGACCGCCGGGCAGGCGCTGCGCGACATCACGGTGGACACCGTCTTCGTAGGTTCGTGCACCAACGGGCGTATCGAGGACCTGCGCTCGGTCGCCTCGATCCTGGACGGCCGCAAAGTCGCCGACGGCGTAAGGATGCTGGTGGTCCCGGGCTCCGTACGGGTCGCGCTCCAGGCCGTCGAGGAGGGCCTGGACAAGGTCTTCACCGGCGCGGGCGCCGAGTGGCGGCACGCGGGCTGTTCGATGTGTCTGGGCATGAACCCCGACCAACTGGCGCCCGGCGAGCGCTCCGCGTCCACCTCGAACCGCAACTTCGAGGGCAGGCAGGGCAAGGGCGGCCGCACCCACCTCGTCTCACCGCAGGTGGCCGCCGCGACCGCGGTGCTGGGCCACCTGGCCTCGCCCGCCGACCTGTCCGACACCCGCACCCCCGTGGAGGCCTGA
- a CDS encoding lipoprotein, producing MRKLIRRSVPAMLLIALVTGCSSDPDTDPGSGADRKGGDRADAASSPAGDAAKQAEKGGTIGAAGSPCALPVTFALAAKWTAEAVEIDAAADAALAELARQGPVEMACEIDAKPAGNIGYLRVWIADTTESTPREVLEAFVAADKTASDAEYRETKAGSLPAAEVGYITTSEVLEESKKERALAVTTPKGVALIHLGGLDSAEHDAMLPAFELARKTLRAS from the coding sequence GTGCGGAAGTTGATACGAAGAAGCGTCCCGGCGATGCTGCTGATCGCCCTGGTGACCGGGTGCTCGTCGGACCCGGACACGGACCCGGGCTCCGGGGCCGACCGCAAGGGCGGCGACCGGGCGGACGCCGCGTCGTCGCCCGCCGGTGACGCCGCGAAGCAGGCGGAGAAAGGCGGGACGATCGGCGCCGCCGGATCCCCGTGCGCCCTGCCCGTGACCTTCGCGCTCGCCGCGAAGTGGACGGCGGAAGCGGTCGAGATCGACGCCGCCGCCGACGCCGCGCTCGCGGAGCTGGCCCGGCAGGGCCCGGTGGAGATGGCCTGCGAGATCGACGCGAAGCCGGCGGGCAACATCGGCTACCTCCGTGTCTGGATCGCGGACACCACCGAGTCCACGCCGCGCGAGGTCCTCGAAGCGTTCGTGGCGGCGGACAAGACCGCCAGCGACGCCGAGTACCGCGAGACGAAGGCCGGCTCCCTGCCCGCGGCGGAGGTCGGCTACATCACCACCAGCGAGGTGCTGGAGGAGTCGAAGAAGGAACGGGCCCTGGCGGTCACCACCCCCAAGGGAGTGGCCCTGATCCATCTCGGCGGCCTGGACAGCGCGGAACACGACGCCATGCTCCCCGCCTTCGAACTGGCCAGGAAGACCCTGCGCGCGAGCTGA